A part of Spiribacter vilamensis genomic DNA contains:
- the csrA gene encoding carbon storage regulator CsrA, with the protein MLILTRRVGETLMIGDDVAVTVLGVKGNQVRIGVKAPRDVTVHREEIYERIREEDGTPEEKRAADDDR; encoded by the coding sequence ATGCTTATTCTGACCCGCAGGGTCGGTGAAACCCTGATGATTGGCGACGACGTCGCCGTGACAGTGCTGGGTGTCAAGGGCAACCAGGTCCGCATCGGTGTCAAAGCGCCCAGGGATGTCACGGTTCATCGCGAGGAAATCTACGAGCGCATCCGCGAAGAGGATGGAACGCCTGAAGAAAAGCGCGCTGCCGACGACGATCGCTAG
- a CDS encoding DUF805 domain-containing protein has translation MRQYFSFEGESRREVYWAVTVINLLIGAVMVPIIVAGATAPDMHPLTFLAIVILLSPLWVGPIWLQLATGARRCREAGINPFWSATVFLPYIAVIPVAVIGLLPPVNRGADRLDYPR, from the coding sequence GTGCGTCAGTATTTCAGTTTTGAGGGTGAGTCTAGGCGAGAGGTCTACTGGGCGGTTACAGTGATCAATCTACTGATCGGGGCCGTGATGGTGCCGATTATCGTCGCTGGTGCGACCGCCCCTGACATGCATCCTCTTACCTTCCTCGCGATCGTCATCCTGCTTTCGCCTTTGTGGGTCGGCCCGATCTGGCTGCAACTGGCGACTGGTGCCCGACGTTGCCGGGAGGCAGGGATCAATCCGTTCTGGTCAGCCACCGTGTTCCTGCCCTATATCGCCGTCATACCCGTGGCGGTGATCGGCCTGCTTCCACCCGTGAATCGTGGGGCTGACCGGCTTGATTACCCCCGCTGA
- the hemG gene encoding protoporphyrinogen oxidase, whose protein sequence is MENPGFLIIGGGVTGLALALELARQGRSVTLVEAAESPGGNVHSVTEDEWQMELGPNTLLCTLPLYRLIDSLGLVDEVIFPPTASKKRYVVNDGQPVALPSGVLSALTHPLLGFKAWGHLLSEPFRGSAAHEETLAAFVERRLGPRVLEHFVDPFVSGVYAGDPQRLSARAAMPRLHRLEQRHGSLLRGGITEMASARAQRRQARIDGFPDHWRGNLVSFPKGLATLTRAMANEFAHYPEARLVTGSEVKSIHRDESGWQAVDQHDRSFHGHEVVLTTPSSVSAKLLEDVDTDLQAALDEIVYPPLAAVALGYPRDAISHPLDGFGMLIPSRENRQTLGALFSSTLFPARAPEGHALLTCFIGGRRNPGVMAQPDNELISIISTELGEILGIQGTPVFSRVKRWSEAIPQYEVGHLERIEAIKARVARHRGLHLVGNWRDGISVGDCIDSGQAMARRLQMTV, encoded by the coding sequence ATGGAGAATCCTGGCTTCCTCATCATCGGCGGTGGTGTGACCGGACTTGCACTCGCCCTCGAGCTCGCACGCCAGGGGCGATCCGTCACGCTGGTGGAGGCCGCGGAATCACCGGGTGGCAATGTCCATTCGGTGACAGAGGACGAGTGGCAAATGGAGCTGGGGCCCAACACCCTGCTCTGTACGCTCCCCCTGTATCGACTGATTGACTCGCTGGGACTGGTGGACGAGGTCATCTTTCCACCAACCGCCAGCAAGAAGCGTTATGTGGTCAATGACGGGCAGCCTGTCGCGTTGCCGAGCGGCGTCCTGTCCGCACTGACGCATCCACTCCTCGGTTTCAAGGCGTGGGGCCACCTGTTGTCCGAACCTTTCCGTGGATCCGCCGCCCACGAAGAAACGCTCGCTGCGTTCGTCGAACGACGCCTCGGTCCGCGTGTCCTCGAGCATTTCGTTGATCCGTTTGTTTCCGGCGTTTACGCCGGTGATCCTCAACGCCTGTCGGCCCGGGCGGCCATGCCTCGGCTCCACCGGCTGGAACAGCGGCATGGATCGCTACTGCGCGGCGGCATCACGGAAATGGCAAGCGCCAGGGCGCAGCGTCGGCAGGCGCGTATCGATGGTTTTCCCGATCACTGGCGAGGCAATCTGGTCAGCTTCCCGAAGGGCCTGGCCACCCTGACCCGGGCGATGGCGAATGAATTCGCGCACTACCCCGAAGCGCGTCTGGTCACGGGTAGCGAGGTGAAATCCATCCATCGGGACGAGAGCGGGTGGCAGGCCGTGGACCAGCACGATCGGTCTTTTCACGGCCATGAGGTGGTTCTCACTACACCCTCGTCGGTCAGCGCGAAGCTGCTTGAAGACGTGGATACCGACCTCCAGGCAGCTCTGGATGAGATCGTGTATCCGCCCCTCGCGGCCGTAGCACTGGGGTATCCGCGCGACGCTATTTCGCATCCGCTTGACGGTTTCGGCATGCTCATCCCCAGCAGAGAAAACCGGCAGACACTGGGTGCGCTGTTCTCCTCGACGCTGTTCCCCGCCCGGGCTCCCGAAGGGCATGCGCTTCTCACCTGCTTCATTGGCGGCCGCCGGAATCCTGGCGTCATGGCACAGCCCGATAATGAACTGATCAGCATCATCAGTACGGAGCTGGGCGAGATTCTCGGTATTCAGGGAACACCCGTGTTCTCACGAGTGAAGCGCTGGTCGGAGGCCATTCCGCAATACGAGGTTGGGCATCTCGAGCGGATCGAGGCCATCAAGGCAAGGGTGGCCAGACACCGCGGATTGCACCTGGTCGGCAACTGGCGTGACGGTATCAGCGTCGGTGACTGCATCGACAGCGGCCAAGCCATGGCCCGGCGGCTGCAGATGACGGTTTAA
- the alaS gene encoding alanine--tRNA ligase, with amino-acid sequence MNNSSAAIRQAFHEFFAERGHTIVPSASLVPPDDPTLLFINAGMVPFKDVFVGREQRPYQRAVSAQRCVRAGGKHNDLENVGYTARHHTFFEMLGNFSFGDYFKRDAIGYAWTFLTETLGLPAERLWVTVYEDDDEAASIWLDEIGVDPSRFARIGAADNFWAMGDTGPCGPCSEIFYDHGPEVPGGPPGSPDEDGDRYVEIWNLVFMQYDRGADGALTPLPKPSIDTGMGLERMAAVAQGVTNNYDIDLFRNLVDATARLVGTDDREGSSLRVIADHIRACAFLVVDGVLPSNEGRGYVLRRIIRRAVRHGYKLGVSEVFFWRLVEPLVGEMGEAYPELASHRELVERVLRLEEGRFRETLEQGLRLLENDLADLSGDTVPGETVFKLYDTFGFPVDLTADVVREQGLYLDMAGFETAMNAQRERARAASTFRAEYGGAADFGGTTEFSGYDVREDAAQVIGLYRDGGAVDALSPGDHGLVILDRTPFYAEAGGQVGDTGHLVASGVEFTVEDTQKYAQARGHLGRMVSGELRLGDAVDARIDVARRDRITLNHTATHLLHAALREVLGAHIHQKGSLVAPERLRFDFAHFEPITADQLRDIEARVNAWIRRDEVADIFEAEYNEAIGMGAMALFGEKYGDRVRVVRFGDLSTELCGGCHVGATGRIGLFRLTTEGGVSAGVRRIEAITGAAAVERVQRDAQTLDEAAAKLKVSPDNLLVRLDQDIDKLRSLERELGRMKQRLASQAGSELADSAQTVNGVKVLAARVDSAGESLRDTVDQLKNKLGSAVIVIAADQDGKVRLVAGVTTDLTDRLRAGDLVNHVARQVGGRGGGRPDFAQAGGSDPAALPAALESVTDWVQEQLNQ; translated from the coding sequence ATGAATAACAGCAGTGCAGCCATCCGCCAGGCCTTCCACGAGTTCTTTGCCGAACGCGGCCATACGATCGTCCCCAGTGCTTCCCTGGTGCCGCCCGATGACCCGACGTTGCTGTTTATCAATGCCGGCATGGTGCCGTTCAAGGATGTGTTTGTCGGTCGTGAGCAACGTCCCTATCAACGTGCCGTCAGTGCGCAGCGCTGTGTCCGCGCAGGGGGTAAGCACAACGACCTCGAGAACGTGGGCTATACCGCGCGGCATCACACCTTCTTCGAGATGCTGGGCAATTTCAGCTTCGGCGACTATTTCAAGCGCGACGCGATCGGCTATGCCTGGACGTTTCTGACCGAAACACTGGGGCTGCCGGCCGAGCGTCTCTGGGTGACGGTCTACGAAGACGATGACGAGGCGGCGTCGATCTGGCTCGACGAGATCGGTGTCGACCCGTCCCGCTTCGCCCGCATCGGCGCCGCGGACAACTTCTGGGCGATGGGCGATACCGGGCCCTGCGGTCCCTGCTCGGAGATCTTCTACGATCACGGACCCGAGGTGCCGGGTGGCCCGCCGGGTAGCCCCGATGAGGATGGCGATCGCTACGTCGAGATCTGGAACCTGGTGTTCATGCAGTACGATCGCGGTGCCGACGGCGCGCTGACGCCCCTGCCCAAGCCCTCCATCGACACCGGCATGGGGCTCGAGCGCATGGCCGCGGTCGCCCAGGGCGTGACCAACAATTACGACATCGACCTCTTCCGTAACCTGGTCGATGCGACGGCCCGGCTTGTGGGTACGGATGATCGCGAGGGCAGTTCCCTGCGGGTGATTGCCGATCATATCCGCGCCTGCGCTTTCCTCGTCGTGGACGGTGTTCTGCCGAGCAACGAGGGTCGCGGCTATGTCCTGCGCCGGATCATCCGCCGCGCCGTTCGCCATGGGTACAAGCTCGGCGTCAGCGAGGTGTTCTTCTGGCGCCTGGTGGAACCGCTGGTCGGCGAGATGGGCGAGGCCTATCCCGAGCTGGCGAGTCATCGCGAACTGGTCGAGCGGGTCCTGCGGCTGGAAGAGGGGCGCTTCCGGGAAACCCTGGAGCAGGGGCTTCGGCTGCTGGAAAACGATCTCGCGGATCTGAGTGGCGACACGGTCCCGGGCGAAACGGTCTTCAAGCTCTACGACACGTTCGGCTTCCCGGTGGATCTGACTGCGGATGTCGTCCGTGAACAGGGCCTCTACCTGGATATGGCGGGCTTCGAAACCGCCATGAATGCTCAGCGCGAGCGCGCCCGGGCGGCGAGTACATTCCGCGCCGAATACGGCGGAGCGGCGGATTTCGGTGGTACCACCGAGTTCAGCGGTTACGACGTCCGCGAGGATGCCGCGCAGGTGATCGGCCTTTATCGCGACGGTGGTGCCGTCGATGCGCTGTCACCGGGCGATCACGGCCTGGTTATCCTCGATCGCACGCCGTTCTACGCCGAGGCCGGTGGCCAGGTGGGCGATACCGGTCACCTGGTGGCCAGTGGTGTGGAGTTCACGGTCGAGGACACCCAGAAATATGCCCAGGCTCGGGGTCATCTGGGGCGCATGGTCAGTGGCGAGCTTCGCCTCGGCGACGCCGTCGATGCCCGCATTGATGTCGCCCGGCGTGACCGCATCACCCTCAATCATACCGCGACGCATCTCCTCCACGCCGCGCTCCGCGAGGTGCTGGGCGCGCATATCCACCAGAAGGGGTCGCTCGTCGCACCGGAGCGGCTGCGCTTCGATTTCGCCCACTTCGAGCCCATCACCGCCGATCAGCTGCGCGATATCGAGGCCCGGGTCAACGCCTGGATCCGGCGTGATGAGGTGGCTGACATCTTCGAGGCCGAATACAACGAGGCCATCGGGATGGGCGCGATGGCGCTTTTCGGCGAGAAGTACGGCGACCGGGTCCGGGTCGTCCGCTTCGGTGATCTCTCCACCGAGCTCTGCGGCGGCTGTCATGTGGGCGCGACGGGTCGTATAGGGCTGTTCCGCCTGACCACCGAGGGCGGCGTATCCGCCGGGGTTCGCCGCATCGAGGCAATCACCGGTGCGGCGGCGGTCGAGCGGGTCCAGCGTGATGCACAGACGCTGGATGAGGCGGCCGCGAAGCTGAAGGTCTCCCCGGATAACCTGCTGGTGCGCCTCGACCAGGACATCGACAAGCTGCGCTCGCTCGAGCGCGAGCTCGGTCGCATGAAACAGCGCCTCGCCAGCCAGGCGGGTAGTGAGCTCGCCGACTCGGCGCAGACCGTGAATGGCGTCAAGGTGCTCGCCGCCCGGGTCGACTCCGCCGGTGAGTCGTTGCGCGACACGGTGGATCAGCTCAAGAACAAACTCGGTAGCGCCGTGATCGTCATCGCCGCGGATCAGGACGGCAAGGTGCGACTGGTCGCCGGCGTCACCACCGATCTCACCGACCGGCTGCGTGCCGGCGATCTCGTTAATCACGTTGCCCGCCAGGTAGGCGGGCGCGGCGGCGGCCGGCCCGATTTCGCCCAGGCGGGCGGTAGCGATCCGGCGGCACTGCCCGCGGCGCTCGAGTCGGTGACCGACTGGGTGCAGGAACAACTAAATCAGTAA
- a CDS encoding bifunctional diguanylate cyclase/phosphodiesterase → MTILRICWRRLRSLRWIQIALLELVLVVGFGVTFAFYLGYQQQVRSETERTETTIERVAQLLGERSAESVVFRNLPEIRREMRLLETLPRAGAVQVRDRDDKLLVSAQRRGYALEYDSAAEESTSPGELGFSGAFPALSYTTAITLNSRRVGTLELTTDAEYIQDTLDRRFWRFMLESFVLWCLLGIIGTYLFVQSRFENRLRKQIQTDPITGELSRFGLQELYGDGVRYRGAALLLIDVYNIKAINNSHGISTGDRVLQGIARVLRSTLGPGATIARLDGDDFAILLPAHRWAFVRQLGDTIVSAIQEMRIDGADDVGKIEICGGGTLLAPDDALSERLSEADLAMRHAKERDWKSIVCADAAFIANSRSSGAFVTDRDIRQGLKNGEFSYYIQPLVNAETNRFIGYEALIRWTCEDEVRSPAIFLDRLREILKDEDFYAYVIAMRRALTERVARSGVGLLSYNIGLEDLQRIDDPAQLLHDFGADNDHGLRVMIEVTERGLPQYLGDDLTDLKTTWAKLTDNRTLLALDDFGALESNLYRLRELDIEYVKIDKALITAITEDAKSRAIVGSIADLCRVLDIQVIAEGIETATQSEMVKELGIAIQQGFYLGRPQPPEIYLG, encoded by the coding sequence TTGACGATACTGAGAATCTGCTGGCGACGTCTGCGCAGCCTGCGATGGATACAGATTGCTCTGCTCGAACTCGTCCTCGTGGTCGGGTTTGGCGTGACGTTCGCTTTCTATCTCGGCTACCAGCAGCAGGTGCGGAGTGAAACGGAACGGACCGAGACCACCATCGAGCGGGTTGCCCAGTTGCTGGGTGAGCGCAGCGCGGAGAGCGTCGTGTTTCGGAATCTGCCGGAAATCCGTCGGGAGATGCGGCTGCTCGAGACATTGCCGCGGGCCGGAGCGGTCCAGGTGCGCGATCGCGACGACAAGCTGCTGGTCAGCGCACAGCGCCGTGGGTACGCGCTGGAGTACGACAGCGCGGCAGAAGAATCAACCTCCCCCGGAGAGTTGGGGTTCAGCGGGGCTTTTCCAGCGCTGTCGTACACGACGGCCATTACCCTTAACAGCCGCCGTGTCGGAACGCTCGAGCTGACGACCGATGCCGAGTATATCCAGGACACCCTCGACCGGCGGTTCTGGCGTTTCATGCTGGAATCGTTCGTGCTCTGGTGCCTGCTCGGCATCATCGGCACTTACCTGTTCGTTCAGAGCCGGTTCGAGAACCGGCTCCGCAAACAGATCCAGACCGATCCGATCACCGGTGAGCTGTCCCGGTTCGGCTTGCAGGAGCTGTACGGCGACGGTGTCCGCTATCGGGGCGCCGCCCTGCTTCTGATCGATGTCTACAACATCAAGGCGATCAATAACAGTCACGGCATCAGCACCGGCGATCGGGTACTACAGGGGATCGCCCGCGTGCTGCGCTCGACACTCGGCCCCGGGGCGACGATCGCCCGTCTCGACGGTGATGACTTTGCCATCCTGTTACCGGCGCACCGCTGGGCATTCGTTCGTCAACTCGGTGACACCATTGTGAGCGCCATTCAGGAAATGCGCATCGATGGCGCCGATGATGTCGGGAAGATCGAGATTTGCGGTGGCGGCACGCTACTCGCGCCCGATGACGCGCTCTCGGAGCGGCTCTCCGAGGCGGATCTGGCAATGCGGCACGCCAAGGAGCGGGACTGGAAATCGATCGTCTGCGCGGATGCGGCCTTTATCGCCAATTCCCGGAGCAGCGGCGCCTTCGTTACCGACCGCGACATCCGACAGGGACTCAAGAACGGCGAGTTCAGCTACTACATCCAGCCGCTGGTGAATGCAGAAACAAACCGGTTCATCGGCTACGAGGCCCTTATTCGGTGGACCTGCGAGGATGAAGTCCGCTCGCCTGCCATTTTTCTCGACCGGTTACGGGAAATCCTCAAGGACGAGGACTTCTACGCCTATGTCATCGCGATGCGTCGCGCGCTGACCGAGCGGGTCGCTCGTAGCGGTGTCGGCCTGCTGTCCTACAACATCGGACTGGAGGATCTCCAGCGCATTGATGACCCCGCGCAGCTGCTGCACGACTTCGGCGCCGACAACGATCACGGCCTTCGCGTGATGATCGAGGTGACCGAACGCGGCCTGCCGCAGTATCTCGGCGACGATCTGACCGATCTCAAGACCACCTGGGCGAAGCTGACCGATAACCGCACGCTCCTCGCACTGGATGACTTCGGCGCACTGGAGAGCAATCTCTACCGGCTGCGCGAGCTCGATATCGAGTACGTGAAAATCGACAAGGCACTGATCACGGCCATCACCGAGGACGCAAAGTCGCGTGCCATCGTCGGCTCCATCGCGGATCTCTGCCGGGTACTGGATATCCAGGTGATCGCGGAAGGGATCGAGACAGCAACCCAGTCAGAGATGGTGAAAGAGCTCGGCATCGCCATCCAGCAGGGCTTTTACCTCGGCCGCCCACAGCCGCCGGAGATTTATCTGGGGTAA
- a CDS encoding aspartate kinase, with amino-acid sequence MSLVVQKFGGSSVADIERIENVARKVIASREAGHDVVVVVSAMKGETDRLNELAFGAAQSSTPRPREHDLLLSTGETVTIALLTMVLERMGAPARCLTGAQVRILTDSAFSKARIQDIDAELIREDLGAGRIVVVAGFQGVDENGSITTLGRGGSDTTAVALAAALEADECQIYTDVDGVYTTDPRVVPTARRLETVTFEEMLELASLGSKVLQIRAVEFAGKYQVPLRVLSSFQDGPGTLITMEGQKNMQQGSMEEPLIAGIAFNRDEAKLTMIGVPDTPGIATQILGPVADANIEVDMIVQNISNEGLTDFTFTVNKTEYDRALDILRKQAEVLGAREVFGDNSIGKLSLVGVGMRSHAGVASRMFKALAAEGINIQMISTSEIKISVVTDEESLEVGTRALHKAFGLDDRSGNTVSVEGQSV; translated from the coding sequence ATGTCGCTAGTTGTCCAGAAATTCGGCGGCTCCTCGGTCGCCGATATCGAACGCATCGAGAACGTCGCGCGCAAGGTGATCGCCTCGCGCGAGGCCGGCCACGACGTCGTGGTCGTCGTCTCGGCCATGAAAGGCGAAACCGATCGCCTCAACGAGCTGGCCTTCGGCGCCGCGCAGAGCTCAACGCCCCGACCGCGTGAGCATGATCTGCTGCTCTCCACGGGCGAGACGGTGACCATCGCGCTGCTGACGATGGTGCTCGAGCGCATGGGCGCGCCGGCGCGCTGCCTCACCGGCGCGCAGGTGCGCATCCTCACCGACAGTGCATTCAGCAAGGCGCGGATTCAGGACATCGATGCCGAACTCATCCGCGAGGACCTCGGTGCAGGCCGAATCGTCGTGGTGGCCGGTTTCCAGGGCGTCGACGAGAATGGCTCGATCACCACGCTGGGACGCGGCGGCTCTGACACCACGGCCGTCGCGCTTGCGGCGGCGCTCGAAGCGGATGAGTGCCAGATCTACACCGACGTGGACGGCGTTTACACGACCGACCCGCGGGTGGTTCCCACGGCAAGGCGTCTCGAGACAGTAACCTTCGAGGAAATGCTCGAGCTCGCAAGCCTTGGCTCGAAGGTCTTGCAGATCCGGGCGGTGGAGTTTGCCGGCAAATACCAGGTGCCACTCCGGGTGCTGTCCTCGTTTCAGGACGGCCCCGGGACATTGATCACGATGGAGGGACAGAAGAATATGCAGCAGGGCAGTATGGAAGAGCCCCTGATCGCGGGCATCGCATTCAATCGCGATGAAGCGAAGCTGACCATGATCGGCGTGCCGGACACCCCGGGTATCGCGACCCAGATCCTCGGTCCGGTGGCGGATGCCAACATCGAGGTCGACATGATCGTGCAGAACATCAGCAATGAGGGTCTGACCGACTTTACCTTCACGGTGAACAAGACCGAATACGATCGGGCCCTGGATATTCTGCGCAAGCAGGCCGAGGTGCTCGGCGCCCGCGAGGTGTTCGGTGACAACAGCATCGGCAAGCTCTCGCTGGTCGGCGTGGGCATGCGCTCGCATGCCGGCGTGGCGAGCCGCATGTTCAAGGCGCTGGCGGCGGAGGGGATCAACATCCAGATGATCTCGACCTCCGAGATCAAGATCTCGGTGGTAACCGACGAGGAATCCCTCGAGGTGGGAACCCGCGCGCTCCACAAGGCCTTTGGGCTGGATGATCGCAGTGGCAATACGGTGAGCGTCGAAGGTCAATCGGTCTAG
- a CDS encoding regulatory protein RecX, whose translation MSAEPADSSEAIRECCIRLLARREHSRLELKRKLEARDFSRTEIPAVLDTLIEENLLSDQRFAEMFARTRCENGQGPVKIRADLQARGVDAAEIDRSLELVDDTWLNYCRAAWRRRFGVAPSDRREWSRQARFLAGRGFSAELVHRVLDEAANEKENTDT comes from the coding sequence ATGAGTGCCGAACCCGCCGATTCCTCCGAGGCGATACGCGAGTGCTGTATTCGCCTGCTCGCCCGCCGCGAGCACTCGCGCCTCGAGCTTAAGCGCAAGCTCGAGGCGCGCGACTTTTCGCGTACCGAGATCCCCGCCGTACTGGATACGCTGATCGAGGAAAATCTGTTAAGCGATCAGCGATTTGCCGAGATGTTTGCACGGACCCGCTGCGAGAATGGACAGGGTCCCGTGAAGATCCGCGCCGATTTGCAGGCGCGGGGCGTCGACGCTGCAGAGATTGACCGCTCCCTGGAACTTGTCGACGATACGTGGCTGAACTACTGTCGCGCCGCGTGGCGCCGGCGCTTCGGCGTCGCCCCGAGCGATCGGCGCGAGTGGTCGCGCCAGGCACGGTTCCTGGCAGGTCGGGGGTTCAGTGCCGAGCTGGTCCACCGCGTGCTCGATGAAGCGGCGAACGAAAAAGAGAACACAGACACTTGA
- a CDS encoding porin family protein, with the protein MHINKTLPLVMALAGSVSPALAQEKIGEGYMGFSVGAMDVDVDGTSGATPTIAIAHFGNNLTDYLGFEFRIGTGITDEDTRGYGTTGDVDLNSLYGAYGVGRIPLAEGFSLYGLAGFTHGEVEFLNAGGIAEERESDTSYGIGARVSPTDRFSVFIEYAQYLDGTSYDVSGGSIGGIYQY; encoded by the coding sequence ATGCATATCAATAAAACGCTCCCCCTGGTGATGGCGCTCGCTGGTTCTGTCTCGCCCGCGCTGGCGCAGGAAAAGATCGGGGAGGGGTATATGGGGTTCAGCGTCGGAGCTATGGACGTCGATGTCGATGGAACCTCCGGCGCAACCCCCACCATCGCTATCGCCCATTTCGGTAACAACCTCACGGACTATCTTGGCTTCGAGTTCCGGATAGGAACGGGGATTACCGATGAGGACACCCGTGGCTACGGAACAACCGGCGATGTAGACCTGAATTCATTGTACGGCGCCTATGGCGTGGGGCGTATTCCGCTTGCGGAGGGTTTTTCTCTCTACGGCCTCGCGGGATTCACGCATGGTGAAGTCGAGTTTCTAAATGCCGGAGGCATTGCGGAAGAGCGGGAGAGTGACACGTCCTACGGTATCGGTGCCCGGGTATCCCCGACAGACCGTTTCTCGGTATTTATCGAATACGCCCAGTATCTCGATGGCACGAGCTACGACGTCTCCGGTGGTTCCATTGGTGGTATCTACCAGTACTGA
- a CDS encoding PQQ-dependent sugar dehydrogenase, producing MPRQTMIVVFEHLFHYLIVLLAGLTATTAMADSGVETLAKDLEHPWGMAFLAEGEVLVTERPGRLLYLDLETGQRAQVSGVPAVDAQGQGGLLDIELHPDFSDNRQVYLTWAGACGDGNATHLGRGRLTDDNQLADFETLFVATPCVESTKHFGSRISFDGAGHVLFTTGDRGERDRAQDLEDHNGAVIRLHDDGSIPATNPFVGQANAEAAIYSYGHRNPQGAARHPETGALWIHEHGPRGGDEINLPAAGENFGWPETTYGREYWGPEIAPSEKPGTIQPIHVWTPSIAPSGMAFHNGDLYVGALAKVHLARLRLDGQEVVSEERLLEDRGWRIRAVESGPDGNLYLLTDQANGRLVRVNP from the coding sequence ATGCCGAGGCAAACGATGATCGTCGTCTTTGAGCACCTGTTCCACTATTTGATCGTCCTGCTTGCAGGCCTGACAGCGACGACCGCAATGGCGGACTCGGGTGTGGAGACGCTCGCCAAAGATCTTGAGCACCCGTGGGGGATGGCCTTTCTCGCGGAAGGCGAAGTGCTGGTTACCGAGCGGCCCGGGCGGTTGCTTTATCTGGACCTGGAGACTGGCCAGCGAGCGCAGGTCTCGGGCGTGCCGGCGGTGGATGCACAGGGTCAGGGCGGGCTGCTGGATATCGAACTGCACCCTGATTTCAGTGACAACCGGCAGGTCTACCTGACCTGGGCAGGTGCCTGCGGGGACGGTAATGCCACCCACCTCGGTCGAGGTCGGCTCACCGATGACAACCAGCTCGCCGACTTCGAAACCCTGTTCGTGGCGACGCCCTGTGTTGAGAGCACCAAGCATTTCGGCTCCCGCATCAGCTTTGATGGCGCGGGACATGTACTGTTCACTACCGGGGATCGCGGCGAGCGTGACCGCGCGCAGGATCTTGAAGACCACAATGGCGCGGTCATCCGGCTTCATGACGATGGCAGCATTCCGGCGACCAATCCGTTTGTTGGTCAGGCCAACGCCGAAGCGGCCATTTACAGCTACGGGCATCGTAATCCTCAGGGCGCGGCGCGCCATCCCGAGACCGGTGCCCTGTGGATCCACGAGCACGGACCTCGGGGCGGCGACGAGATCAACCTCCCCGCGGCGGGTGAGAACTTCGGCTGGCCAGAGACCACCTATGGCCGCGAGTACTGGGGGCCGGAGATCGCACCGAGCGAGAAACCGGGCACCATCCAGCCCATCCACGTCTGGACGCCCTCCATTGCCCCGTCTGGCATGGCCTTCCACAACGGGGATCTCTACGTCGGTGCGCTCGCCAAGGTCCATCTCGCGCGACTGCGACTCGACGGCCAGGAGGTGGTGAGTGAAGAGCGGCTTCTAGAGGACCGGGGGTGGCGCATTCGGGCCGTGGAAAGCGGGCCGGATGGAAATCTCTACCTGCTAACGGACCAGGCCAATGGCCGCCTTGTCCGGGTGAATCCGTGA